TAATTGTATCATGTATTTCAAATTCATATTATCTACTAGCAATAAGAACCTTATTTTGTCCTGAATTTAggttatttatcaaatatattaatcttatcatatcatgtattttgaatttacattatctacaacaaccttatcatgctattattttgaatttacatTATCGACTAGctaatttaattatacatattttatattttgaattctcataaaatataataatgatgtaaattacattaagataattaatattaaaaagaatattatactaaattttatattattttggttgTGCTGTCCACTATAACCCACTTATTTCCATACTATTCTCTATGTCCTGTATTACATAACAAGNNNNNNNNNNNNNNNNNNNNNNNNNNNNNNNNNNNNNNNNNNNNNNNNNNNNNNNNNNNNNNNNNNNNNNNNNNNNNNNNNNNNNNNNNNNNNNNNNNNNNNNNNNNNNNNNNNNNNNNNNNNNNNNNNNNNNNNNNNNNNNNNNNNNNNNNNNNNNNNNNNNNNNNNNNNNNNNNNNNNNNNNNNNNNNNNNNNNNNNNNNNNNNNNNNNNNNNNNNNNNNNNNNNNNNNNNNNNNNNNNNNNNNNNNNNNNNNNNNNNNNNNNNNNNNNNNNNNNNNNNNNNNNNNNNNNNNNNNNNNNNNNNNNNNNNNNNNNNNNNNNNNNNNNNNNNNNNNNNNNNNNNNNNNNNNNNNNNNNNNNNNNNNNNNNNNNNNNNNNNNNNNNNNNNNNNNNNNNNNNNNNNNNNNNNNNNNNNNNNNNNNNNNNNNNNNNNNNNNNNNNNNNNNNNNNNNNNNNNNNNNNNNNNNNNNNNATATTAAAATGTAGGAGTACCAAAAAGTCTTCCATTATAAAATACACTGAATAATTAAATGTTAGAAATAGAACACATGAACTATGGACCATTATAACAGAATGttatgaatatattatttttttattgattgaaatttattaaaaattataaaaataagaaatataatcaataaatataacgTGAGACCACAAAATGCTATTATTTCTAAGAAATTCAAtcaatatgagaaaatatattcaaaagattgtgttcttgacatttttcttcaaattaagaAATTACATTTAAATTCTGTTATAATATTCCAATAAATGTTAACAATACACTTTTTAATAACTCATTccagcagtaaaaaaaaatcattctaatGCAATCTCTCTTATTggctaataaaatttatataaaaaattaattaattaaatttattgaaaattacacAATCatgataaaattcattaaatcaaATGTAAGATCCACCAAATTCTATGACGTtgaaaataatgtatttttaatatttttctagtatttattaaaatttaattttaattcaaattgagAATATATACAGTACCCTTTCATTCAATTCGACCACTGTGGCACTGTGTGCAGTCACTTCACAAACCATTTCAACTCCTCCATCCTCACCGTCCATCTCACTTACAACCGATCCACACCGTTCGTTCAAACCCCCCACTTGCGCGGGAATAAAGAAATACCCCGAAAAGGAAAATGATTGATGACAAAGATAAGATGCTGGTAATACATTCTCAAttgtgaatttaaaattaatcaaaaactatcaattttaatcagactttattaaataataaataagattcacatttttcttataattttttaataaattctaacTGATAATAAAGAATGTATTTAaacaatacattaaaaatatcttactattatttttttaaaaaaatgttaacaaactACTAGTAgtgttttttaagagaaaaaatattttttttatattgttatttaattataaattatcttgtataataaattttttaattttgataataataactttagaaattacattaaaatggatttctaattagttaattatataaaatatttttttgacaaatattAGTAATATATGTTCTACtttgtgattgaaatttattaaaaattataaattttttgaatcttatttattatttaaatattatttcttctaattttataattttaataaattttaatgaatgataaatgttaaaaaaatatgttagatGGTACTATGTTACTATCCCACCtcagtccttttttttttcatacattctttaattattattgatccacatttaattattcattgttTCAAATACAttctttaatattaataaaaaatacattaattaattattctgattgatatttattaaaaaagataaaaatccgTAGTCTTAAATACattctttaatatattaatcCATATCCACCTTtattaaaagtgataaaattcatagttttaaatatattctttaattGTTATTGACTGATAgtactatttattattaaaaaaagaagataaaaatccATAGTTTTAAAtacattcattaatttattactatgattaatgataaaaataaataaataaataaattcattattcCCGCTTTCACGTTTAAGAAGCCCTCCTTTCTCTTTCCCTAACTATACAATGTACCTCTCACTCTCAGACAGATAACTGAGCGCTTCGCAAAATAACCATTTCTCTCTTTTGTCTCTCTCATTTTCAACTCTCAACAATGCCGCCGGCGAAGCGCAAAGCGGAGGGAACTGCTGCAGCTGCCGCTTCTTCTGCGGCGGCTCCGATGAGAGTCACTCGTGCTGCGGCGAAGCGCGCCGCCGCGAGCTCCGACCCTCCGCCGGTGCCGGTGGTTAAGAAGGCGGCGAAGAAGGCCAAAGTTGCTGCTGCTGCTAAGAAGCAGAAAAGGAACgaaaaggaaaatgaagatgTTCCGGTTGAGAGCGAGAACAAAgcggaagaaaaagaagaaggaggagaCGCCTCCGAGAAGAACGTTCTAGACGCTTCCAACAAGACCATCGTCGTCGAACACTGGTGCGTGCGTCTCTTTTTCCACTTtcttctttgaaaaaccaaaataaaaaaataatactaacaaactgtttcttttgtctttttgaCTCCGTGTActctgtttgtgttttttttttttaatttttttttactttaatgcCTGAAATAACTttgttaagattttatttaccgaatgtctttgaaaaaaaaataacaatgaccTAGCCACAACCCAAAAACCTCgggtgtttattttattttattttactttcactTGATCGGTCTGGTGTTTGAGCCCTAATTTATCTGATTTGAATAGATTTGTCTAGTGTTGAAAATATTTGCTCTCTGCTACAAAAGAAATGACTTATATATACAGTAATTTCCGgggattaaatgaaaaaaaagaaagagaaaaaaattaggatGCAAGAAAATGTTTGTTATGATATGtagttaattatctttttttttttcaatttcattttatgtaaTATTGTTGAACACTTGTTAAGAGgtcaataaatatttgttgttgctgttgttacTTGGTTCGTTTGCTAAGCTTAAAGGTTTTGCCCTATTTATTCGTTGATgaaactattattattgttgttgttgttgatgttttctgtcttattatatattggatgtgttaatttgtttttttttcctcagcAAGCAATGTAACTCCTTCAAGACCAGGGCCAATCTGGTGAAGGTCGGCCTTGAGAAGGCCGACATTGGAATCACTGTGATTTTAAACCCTGAGAAGGTATGCTAAGAAAGAAGATAACTGTTGATTATGTTATGTTGTTTCACACTTTCACTAACCCTTAGAATACTTTTCAGGTCATTGATCTATTTTTCAAATTGTCTATTTCAAAATGTGCAGTGCTTTGTTTACTTATCTTTTCTATCCACACGggaaaattgaatctaaccttGTTTTTAAGCAATGTTTTGAATCGTGACCATAGTTGGGGTTGCAGttttgttttgatccttgatgTTGTGAAAAAGTTGTGGATAAATGTTGCAGTTGCAGAGATCTTAAGAACCTTGATGTTGCAACTGCAATTGTGGTTGCTTGTTTTTGAAACCTTGTTTTTATGCAAAAGGGACCTAATAACGTGCACAGGGCACTGCCAATTTGGGTGAGACTGGTTTTGAAAAGTTTACGGGTCTAAAAATTTGAGTTTGAGAACGCACTTTTGTTCTGTGTACATGCAGGTTCAGGGTCATTTTAAGGCTTCTGAACAATGAAAATGATTGTTGAGTTTCATATgatatattatttgattaagcTTTGTTGTCTAAGTACTTTGATATAGAATAATTGATCCAAATATGACTTCtctctgttttgttttttaatcaatgaaCAGCCAAGGAAAGGATGCTTTGAAATACGGCAAGAAGGGGGTGGCAAGAAGTTCATAACTCTCTTGGTAATGAGCTATATTTGGGAATTAGTGTGCTATATTGTTAATTATCTGTGTCAGCTATATAAGGGATTTGTTTTAAACCATTGTCCTCCAACATAAGTTCTTAGGATATATACCTCTGTTTAATTGAGTATTTATTTCTTCACATGAAAGTGAGTATAGAAAGGGAAAGAGAACTCAAATGTCTTTTTATGTggcatatgaaacaatgcataTGTGGTttacaaattatgtttttgtttcagGACTTGAAGCGTCCATTTAAACCAATGAAGGATTTGGACATGGACAAGGTCATCTCGGACATCATTGAGGAAATATCAAAGACTAGTTGATTTCAGCTGTTTTGCAAGAGCCTTTTTATGGCTTGACTTACAGTGAAGCTAGATATATTTTGTTCACATGGTAGAAATCCTACAATGGAAACTTGTTCAAAATGTGTTATAGCCATGTATGGGAGTTTTAGTTTGAGGTGAGACATCATTTTGGATATGTTCCTTGTCTCGGACAAGTACCAATTTTAATTTGCATTTTGAGATCGAATTACTTGTTATCATCTCCaatatttgtgtttttcttatctattaattttctgctgctatttatttttggttttctattggATAATTAGATGGcatacaacacaaataatctgGATGAAATTGTTATTTTGTGGTTTTAAATGTCTTGTTAGTATCCCAAAATCACAAGAATGTTTGAAGTTTATGCtagaattctttttcttttgggtgAGTTTATTCAAGAATTACACTGTTAGGAGGAAATTTCCTCTTTTTCCCTCATTGTTTCATCCTTTTGTCAGCCTTGTTATTCATCTTCCTTGATCATTGTTCTTTTTCACCTCTATTTCTTCTGTTTAATGAAAACTCAATCCATATATCTTTTTTCATTGATTTTCTTAAACACAACCAGGAAGCACAAATCTTTGTTCACTTTCTCGTTTtctactttctcttttttcaatcattttggCTTTTAGAAAGATTTGAAGATTTGAAAAAGTGAAAGATTAAAGATGCATGTTTTTTGGCTCACAATAGGTGGACGATTGCTTGCTCAGTTATTATGGAAGCCCTAATAGTTGAATTTGAGTTATTGTCGTGGTTGGAGGCCAAGGCAATGTAAAATCTAGCCTCATTATAAGTTGTTATTATTGATAACTTGTCGATGATGATTGTTCAATTGGTGTTGCCTTTATTGAGATTGCATGAAGATTTATTTCCGGAATAATTGTAGTATCCCCTTCAAATAATTTTCCTCGCGAAAAATCTAGCCAAATAGATTACAAGGTGCTAAATGCGTGACATGCCATGATTGGAATGAAATCGTGAGACAATTGAACAAGCATACTATTATGCAATATTGTTAAATTGCAGTGTAATGGTGTGTTGCTAAATTCATTCAAAACGCTATCAAATTGTATTGATCCTTGCTGCAAATGTAGTGATTTCAAAGGGTGTTGCGTTTTCAAGACAAGGATGTGAGATTACTCACGAACTTTCCCCCCTTATTCGCACTATCACACACGTAGAAATATTTAAGGCCTATATCATTTTCTTTccacttttagttttataaattgttCTCAAACAATTTTGCACaattcaacaataattttttcataaaaaaatctattaaattttagacttttcaaataaatttttaaaataaaaaatagaaataacttggagatgttttcttttttccatctTGTTCCATCTTTCTCTCAATTCCACAATTTGTTGTGTCTAAGCAActttgtttaattgtattttgaaaagtaaatattttttttaaaatataaattaaacaccCTTTTAAACTTTTCTCATACATATGCAAACCTCTGATTATCTTTCATACTCTATTATCTTCTATTAACATCCTCTTGCATCCTCCTATTGTCTTTGACAAGTTTTAGATAATGAATTTCATTCCTCTATTTTTCCccatttctcttttattattcCCCATTCCCCTCTAATTCTTTCATGTCCCTTTTATCCACTTTTTTCTCTCCcatccttttgtttttcttctgttttttcattctgtatatttttaatttcttcttcctttttttcattctcCTCTCTTTCATATTTATCCCCCTTTTTTCatctttgtttctttcttcccccttctcattttttttcaattacacAGTTTTGatcactaatttattttttattgtgcaATTTTGGTCAAGTTGCTAGtctattatcaatttttttaacggATTTTGCTAATGTAGTATGTTAGTAATGATGCGGCAATGACATGTTGATGTACTGcttaaaaaccaaaattacacaATTATGATATTTTGGAGACTAAATCTACACACTTAATGCTGgcccatttttttcttatttatagaattttatttgctttatcttttgtattcattttaaaaaataaactaaacaattttaaaattaaaataatattcataaataaattaataatgataaaaaagaactaatcCAAGTATCACTTAGATCGATACATAGGAGTCCAACATCAATGTCAATCTAATACAATTACCCAAACCAAACACCATAATCCTATTAGGGTGTGTAAGTGGATTGGTTTGGG
The genomic region above belongs to Glycine max cultivar Williams 82 chromosome 14, Glycine_max_v4.0, whole genome shotgun sequence and contains:
- the LOC100788694 gene encoding uncharacterized protein LOC100788694 produces the protein MPPAKRKAEGTAAAAASSAAAPMRVTRAAAKRAAASSDPPPVPVVKKAAKKAKVAAAAKKQKRNEKENEDVPVESENKAEEKEEGGDASEKNVLDASNKTIVVEHCKQCNSFKTRANLVKVGLEKADIGITVILNPEKPRKGCFEIRQEGGGKKFITLLDLKRPFKPMKDLDMDKVISDIIEEISKTS